In the genome of Calothrix sp. PCC 6303, the window GATTTGAACCATACATTTGTCCAAATGGTCACGGTATACTTCATAACCAGGTAGAACAAGATATGATCCAAAGTTATAAATTGAATTTTAAGCCGTTCACAGTATAGCAATGACTGTAAATATTTCTGCTCATCTACTTATCAAGCTCTTCCCTTCCTACCAATAGGAACACACATCGGTGTCCCAGAAACTGGATCGGGGAAAACTCGACATTCCAACCCAAAAACTTCTTTTACCATTTCTTCCGTCATCACCAATTCAGGTTCCCCAGTCGCAAAAACTTGACCTTCTTTGACTGCAACTAAATAGTCAGCATAGCGACAAGCTTGGTTTAAATCATGCAACACCATCACCAAGGTTCGTCCCTGATTTTGATTTAATTCCCACAATAAATCTAACACCTCAATTTGATGTGCTAAATCTAAAAAAGTTGTGGGTTCATCTAGTAGTAAAATCTCAGTATCCTGCGCTAAGGACATCGCAATCCAAGCACGTTGTCGCTGTCCACCAGAAAGAGTGTCTAATTCTCTTTCTGCAAGTTCTTTCATCCGAGTAATTTCTAATGCAACATCGACCAATCTTTCATCTTCTTTTGTCCACTGTTGCAACCAACTTTGATAAGGAAAACGTCCACAAACGACTAAATCTCTGACAGTTAATCCTTCTGGGGGAACAGGTCCCTGGGTGAGGATTCCTAATTTTTGAGCGACATCCTTTGTCGATAGTTTGAATACATCTTTAGCATTTAAATAAACAGTTCCTTTGCTGGGTTTAAGTAACCTTGCTAACCCTCGCAACAAAGTTGATTTTCCACAACCATTCGCACCAACTAAAACAGTAATTTTTCCTTTTTGAATAGTTAAATCTAAATTTTTAACTATCGTTGTATTATCATATCCTAAAGTGAGATTACGGGTTTCGATTTGAGAGTGTTGTTGAGTATTTAATTGCATTTTTTGAGATATTTAATTGGTGAATATAATGGAAATCTAAATTTGACTATTTTTGTATGGTAGGAATTTAATATTGCGCTTTACCCTTACTAAATTCTTGTATATCATGAGGTTATTTTTTCCTAGTTTGAACTAGTAAATATAGAAAATATGGCGCACCAATCACAGCAGTAACAATTCCACAGGGAATCTCTATAGGTGCAAATATAACCCTTCCTAATAAATCCGAAATAGCCACCATCATTGCTCCTATAATCCCTGCGACTGGTATCAAACCTTGATGATTTCCTCCGACTAATTGACGGGCAATATGAGGTGCAATTAACCCCACAAAACCAATTGTTCCCGCAGTTGCAACTGCCGCACCCGACAATGCAGCACTAATTACTAATAATAAACCGCGTTGCCATTCAATCCTACTACCTAATCCTTGGGCGATTTCATCTCCTAAATTTAAAGTATTTAATTCGCTAGCTTTGATTAAAGCTAAGGGAACAAATACAATCAACCAAGGTAGAAAAGCAAAAAGTTGTTCCCAAGTCCTTCCATACACACTTCCCGCTAACCAAACTAATGCTTGATTCACTTCATAAATTTGTCCAAACGTTATCAAAAAGCTAATACAAGCACCAGCAACGGCGGAAATTCCCACACCAATTAAAATTAATCTCACGGGGTGGGTTCCACTATCCCAGGCAAAAATATAAATTAATAAAGAAGCTATTAAAGCACCAAGAAAAGCTGATAGTGGTAAAATTCCGGCGGGTAGATTAGGAAGTAAGATAATTACGCTAACTGCGGCTAAACTTGCACCCGCATTAATCCCAATAATTCCAGGGTCTGCGAGAGGATTTATAGTTAAACCTTGCATAATTACACCGGAAATTCCCATAGCAATACCCACCAAACAAGCTGTTAAAGTTCTTGGTAATCTGAGGGTATTAATCACAAAATTATAATCAGGATTTCCCTTATCGATTCCTAATAATGTTTGTAAAACAATAAGCGGTGGAGTGGGATATTCACCAATGGAGGTACTGATTATAAATGTTGTAAAGGTAATAATTAAAATTACCAGTAAAACTGATGGAATTCGTCGGTGAAGACGAAAAGATATGGGCAAAAATTTAGAGCGGAAAATAATAGTATTATTCTTCACTTTGTACCTGGGTTTTCCTAAATCAACGCAGAAAGATGTCTTAGCTAAGTCTATCAGCTAACATTTATTGAGAATAATTGACAGTATAGTATAATTTGCTCAGTTGCGATCGCTCATCTCTTATCTGTCCATATTCTTATCTACAGGTATACTTGACTATGGTATAACCAATTACTTTCTATAAATCAGCCAGACTGGTAAAATCAAGTAATCCGCCAGGATTTTCCAATCGATAAAAATTTATGCTTACTTTTTCACCTTGGTTTTAGCTAAATAAACGAAGAAAGGCGCACCGATTAAAGCTGTCATAATCCCCACAGGAACTTCTTGGGGTTGAATTACTAATCGACCTAAAATATCCGCAACTAAGAGTAATATGGCTCCAAATAATGCACTATAGGGAATAATCCAACGGTAATCGACCCCCACCACAAATCTAACAATATGGGGAACCACTAAACCAAGAAATCCGATCGCGCCAGCAACTGCTACTGCACTACCATCTAACAGCAAAACACATATCACCGCCGCAATTTTCACCCATGTGGTTTGTTGTCCCAAACCTTTAGCAATATCTTCACCCAAACTCAAGATAGTTACTTGTCGGGAGATTGCTAAAGCCAAAATCATGCCGATACAAACATAGGGTAAAACTTGGAGAATAATACTTGTATCTGTACCTGCTAAAGAACCAGCTAACCAAAACTTAATTTCTTCTAAAGTGCGTTGACTGACGATTAATACTCCAGAAGTCAATGAAGCAAGCAAGCTGCTAATTGCTGCGCCTGCAATGGTGAGATTTAACGGTGTAGCGCCACCACGTCCTAAAGAGGCAAGAAAATAAACGCTGAAAGCTGTGATTCCAGCACCCAGAAACGCATACCAAATGTAAACGCCCTGGGTGGATGCACCGAGGAGAAAAATAGCCATGACGACGGAAAAAGCTGCACCGGAACTTACTCCTAATATACCGGGGTCAGCTAATGGATTGCGAGTTACACCTTGCATTAACGCACCTGCAACCGATATTGATGCACCTACTACCATTGCAAGTAGCGATCGCGGTAATCTGACGGTACGAATGATTAAATGTTCTCTGGAAGCATCAAAAGACAGAAATGATTGCAAAATCGCGTCTAGAGGAATTTTTGCAGCACCCAGAGTAACACTAAAAATTAGGCTAGTAAGTAGTATAAGCAAGGCTACAACTAAACCGATTATAAATAATCTTACCTGTTTAGAGTCTTTCGGTAGTGGCGAAGTCCCATTTAGCATTTTTCAATTGGTGATAAGTAATAAAGCGACAAGTTTCAGACTGTTTACTCAGTTATATTGACTAGTTCGTCAAGACGAAATATTCAAAGAGGTGGAATTGCCAAACATCTAGAATATAAAGATTTTCATAATCTAATCCCGAATTACCTAATTAAGACTAAATTATCTACACTATAGATTTACATAATTGAGAAATAATTGCAATCATCTTGGTCGCACAAGCTACAATTTCAGATTTCATCATTGCGGATATGATCTCTGTCGAGAACAATTAATAGAAGATGAAGAACAAAATACTCGACCGGATACTACTTATCATAGCTAGCAGTCTTCTTCAAAATTGATACCACCTCATCGCAACTCAAATGCCGTTGAAGGCATCGACTTCCAACAGGAATATCCGCAGTTAACATCATTTGGCAGGATAGCGATCGCATTTGAGGTAATTGCATAATATTACGAAGAATAATCAGATTAACCATGCAAATCAATAAAAACCGAACCACTGAACATTAATCAACGTAAATTATTGATAGCTAATGCCAAGCATGTGGGTGAAGTCAACGGAATCAGTCATGACTACCATAAACATCGTATTCACTCACCCATTTGCCAAAACTCCCAAATATACTTTTGGCGAACAAGTCGCAATTAAAAGTAACTGTAATTCTAAAAAATGGGCGACAGGTCAAATTACGGGATTGCGATTAGATTACGACTCTGTAAATACCTGGAACTACACAGTGGTTTTTGATTATCCACAAGGCTTTTGCGAAGAATTTACCGAAGAGGATTTGGCAGCAGTAGATGAATTAGTTTGCTCACAACTGTTGTTCAAGTAAAAATTACTACTATGAATTTCTCATAATAAAAACCTTTGCTGTTGGTAATTTTGCCAGCAGCTTTAATTTTGCGGCTAACGCCTTTACGGGTAATGAAGCTTGTAAAACCAAGGATTTTAAAACATGAAAACGGCACAACAAATAATAGCGCAACTCAATCAATTTACTGGTTCAACTACTCTCTACAAACACTGGCTAGGCTTGAAATATACAGACGGAATCAAATACTTAGCCGACGAAGCAAGCTGCTATTGGCTCTTGGATGCAATTTTCTCTCATCAACAATACCTTCGCCAAAGTAAGAGGATGAAGAGGAAGAGGTAGGGCGTTTCGTAGTAGAGTTATTGTCTCTCACAACGACAACTCAAAAACCACTATGTGCGCCCATGTTTGACATTTTATCATTGTTACAGTGCTTCCTGCCGCAGATAAATGCTACAACGATGAAGCAATTGAACCAAATAATCTTGGCAATGTTAGCGATGAGCGGGCGAGTCACTATGTTGGGAATTTCTCGTTGGACAGGTAGTGGTGGTAGTTATCGGACGATGTTGAGATTTTTTCATACGGTAATCCCTTGGGCGACATTGTTTTGGCTATTTTTCCGCAAGCATTTGTTCCGTGCAAATGAGGTTTATTTGCTTGCAGGAGATGAAGTTGTAGTAAGTAAATCTGGGAAAAAAACTTATGGGTTGGATAGATTCTTTTCCAGCCTAGTAAGTAAGCCAATATCAGGGCTATCTTTCTTTACATTATCATTAGTAAGTGTTGAACAAAGGCACTCATTTCCGATTCAAATAGAACAGGTAATAAAGAACGATATAGAAAAAAGTAGTGTATCGCCAAGACCAGAAATAAAAGCCAAAGAAAAACGTGGACGTGGACGACCAAAAGGGAGTAAAAATAAAAACAAGACCGAAGTAATTCTCACATCTGAATTACTCAGAATTAAGAAGATGATTAATGAGCTAGTCAAGCTGGTAGCTAACTTTATCCCACTGACTTACTTAGTCTTAGATGGTCATTTTGGAAACAATAATGCTTTGCAGATGGCTCGACAGGTCAACTTACATATAATTTCCAAGTTACGCCACGATTCAGCATTATACATACCTTACCAAAATCCTGACCCTAATCATCGTTCACGCCGTAAATACGGAGATAAACTAGACTGGCGTAATATTTCTGATGAATATTTGCGTCAAAGTAGTATCGAAGAGGATATCCAAACCGATAGTTACCAAGCTACTTTACTGCACAAAGAATTTGCCCAGTCCCTGAATGTAGTTATTTTGGTGAAAACAAATCTGAAAACTAATGCTCGCAGTCACGTAATTCTGTTTTCTAGTGACCTAAAGTTGTCATCTGAGAAAATAATTGACTACTACAAACTACGCTTTCAGATCGAGTTTAACTTCCGTGATGCCAAGCAATTTTGGGGATTGGAAGACTTTATGAACATCGGTCAAACTGCGGTGACTAATGCTGCTAATCTAGCATTCTTTATGGTTAATTTATCTCATCATCTTCTCGCTGATTTCCGCATCCTGAATCCTGACTCCGGCATTATTGATCTTAAGGCTCATTATCGTGGCTTTCGATATGTCCATGAGATCTTAAAAATGCTTCCAGAAATCCCTGAGCCTATTTTATTAACCCGGATTTTTGCCAAGCTTACTTCTTTAGGGCGTATTCATCACGTTTCTACGGGCGTTGAATCCTCTTAATTTGGCAGAGGTATTGATCAAACTAAAACCTTTCTCTCTAATCAAAATTTGCGAGAATTTCAAATATGGCATTTGAGAGTTGAAAATAATTCCGGCATTCTAGTTTGTGAATGGGATACAAACCAAGAATTATTACGCCAAGAAATTGAATATACAGATTTTCCACTCAGCCATATCAAGGTTTACTTGGTAGAAACAGCTCTCATGCTCCCCAGCGAATATTAGTTTGTAAATAGTGAGAGATAATCATGGTACAAGCAATTAGCAATGAGCAAACATTTGTCACAAATCTCGAACAATTTATGACCAAAGCTGACAAATTTATCAAAATCTACTACTCAGGAATCAGCGAAGAAAACAAAGTTAGAGAGATTGTGCAAGAACTACAAAATTTGATATCGGATACTGACTTGCAACAATTAGAGATAGATTATCATAACTACTGCGAAATCAAAGACTTTATATCTGATTGTGACGATTCTGCATGGTTTTAAAAAGAAGGTAGCAGTAGGGGAAATGCAAACAGGGTATTTCTCCTACCTAAATAGCTTAAATTTTAGACTTATTCCCTTCTACTATCTGCTTTTCAAATCTAATTTATTCTGGCTAACGCCAATAGAGAAATGAAGAATTAAAGGTTCTACCGATCCCCTTATGGAAATTTAACACTAAAGTGCCAAGATAATAAGCAGCGTAATCTAAAATTTGCGAAATTACGGAAACCATATCCTAATCTTTTGACTAGCTTCAACTTATTATTAATTCCTTCTACAGTGCCACTAGTTGTTCTTTGTTCAAAATAACCAACTATATCTCCAAACCATCTAAAAATTGTTCTAATAGTTTTCGGAAAGTATAAACTCGAATCATACATCCAATCTAATAATTTTAGTACCCCATCGCCCCATGATTCAGCAGTGTTAAATATATTTCTGAATTTCTCTTTTAACTCGTGCATTTTTGATAGAGTTGGAGATACATTTTGAACTGCTTTTAGCTTTTCTTTTTGAGTCTCATTTAAAGAATCTTCGTTTTTCAACAAGCTATATTTACTTTTTAATAATCCCGCCAATATTCGATCTCTATCTAATTTATTCTTGAGGGAATTTGCTTCTTTTTTTTGCTGTTTACGCGCTGCATCTAATTCATCATTTACCTGTTTCATTACATGAAATCTATCAATAGTTACTTCTGCATTTGGCATCAACTCTTTGACTAAACTTTTATATGGTTTCCACAAGTCTATACTAACTTCTTCAATTTGCTCTAAAACCTCATTGCCCATACTCTGCAAAGCTTGAGTCATTTCTGATTGACGACGTGACTCAACAATATCAATTGGTTTTCTTCTGTCTAAATCTACCAATACTCCTAAATAATTACCTTGACCTTTAATTAAAGAAATTTCATCTATACCTAGACGCTTTATTTCACTTGTCTCAAAACTGATATCTGATTCTAAAGAATCTAGCATCGATTGAATTTCTGATTCACTTAAATCATTTCTCTCTGCAACACTACGAATGTTACTGTCTAACACTTGTTTCACTATTTCTATTGCAAATCTTTTAGTATATCCTCGTTGTTTATCGACAAAATCTAAATCCTCACTAAATAATTTTTGACAATTTTTGCACCTAAATTGACGACGATCAATTCTTAATATTACTTGCTGATTACTCCATGGCAAGTCTTTAATATTACGCCAATGATGCTGATGTATACTATGACTAGCTTTACCACATCTTGGACATTTAGAAGATTTGGAGTCAACTTGTATTTCTATGATTAATCCTAAGCCTTCAATATCTTGACAATTTAATACTTTTATCCCTGGTAAATTCAGAATTTGCTCTACGGAAAACTTCATAGCGAGCACCGAAAATTTAATTTATGGCTATTTTACTTGTATTCTCTCACAGATTTGGTATATTTAAAAATCCATAAACCTTTATCTAGCTTGAGTTGTAGCTATACATTCTTGTTAAGTTATAGCCATTTTTTCACATCTAAATATATTTTTTTTCATAAGGGGATCGGTAGAACCATAATAGCTATACTTTTCCACTGCCTAATGCCCATTACTACCTCACCTAAAACTGGAAAGTTTTATTGACAAATACATGAACCTCAGTACCCGCTTTGACGAACCAAACATCCTCTCTCCGTTGAATCTCCTGTAATGCTTGTTGATTGCGCTGCAATATCTGTTGGGTTAAGGGTTCAAAACCTCCTTCCAAAACTGCTCCCAAAATATTGGAACGATTTCTTCTAATTGAAGAGAAAGAAGTTGTACC includes:
- a CDS encoding ABC transporter ATP-binding protein; translated protein: MQLNTQQHSQIETRNLTLGYDNTTIVKNLDLTIQKGKITVLVGANGCGKSTLLRGLARLLKPSKGTVYLNAKDVFKLSTKDVAQKLGILTQGPVPPEGLTVRDLVVCGRFPYQSWLQQWTKEDERLVDVALEITRMKELAERELDTLSGGQRQRAWIAMSLAQDTEILLLDEPTTFLDLAHQIEVLDLLWELNQNQGRTLVMVLHDLNQACRYADYLVAVKEGQVFATGEPELVMTEEMVKEVFGLECRVFPDPVSGTPMCVPIGRKGRA
- a CDS encoding FecCD family ABC transporter permease codes for the protein MKNNTIIFRSKFLPISFRLHRRIPSVLLVILIITFTTFIISTSIGEYPTPPLIVLQTLLGIDKGNPDYNFVINTLRLPRTLTACLVGIAMGISGVIMQGLTINPLADPGIIGINAGASLAAVSVIILLPNLPAGILPLSAFLGALIASLLIYIFAWDSGTHPVRLILIGVGISAVAGACISFLITFGQIYEVNQALVWLAGSVYGRTWEQLFAFLPWLIVFVPLALIKASELNTLNLGDEIAQGLGSRIEWQRGLLLVISAALSGAAVATAGTIGFVGLIAPHIARQLVGGNHQGLIPVAGIIGAMMVAISDLLGRVIFAPIEIPCGIVTAVIGAPYFLYLLVQTRKK
- a CDS encoding FecCD family ABC transporter permease, coding for MLNGTSPLPKDSKQVRLFIIGLVVALLILLTSLIFSVTLGAAKIPLDAILQSFLSFDASREHLIIRTVRLPRSLLAMVVGASISVAGALMQGVTRNPLADPGILGVSSGAAFSVVMAIFLLGASTQGVYIWYAFLGAGITAFSVYFLASLGRGGATPLNLTIAGAAISSLLASLTSGVLIVSQRTLEEIKFWLAGSLAGTDTSIILQVLPYVCIGMILALAISRQVTILSLGEDIAKGLGQQTTWVKIAAVICVLLLDGSAVAVAGAIGFLGLVVPHIVRFVVGVDYRWIIPYSALFGAILLLVADILGRLVIQPQEVPVGIMTALIGAPFFVYLAKTKVKK
- a CDS encoding DUF6876 family protein, whose protein sequence is MKTAQQIIAQLNQFTGSTTLYKHWLGLKYTDGIKYLADEASCYWLLDAIFSHQQYLRQSKRMKRKR
- a CDS encoding IS4 family transposase, which gives rise to MFDILSLLQCFLPQINATTMKQLNQIILAMLAMSGRVTMLGISRWTGSGGSYRTMLRFFHTVIPWATLFWLFFRKHLFRANEVYLLAGDEVVVSKSGKKTYGLDRFFSSLVSKPISGLSFFTLSLVSVEQRHSFPIQIEQVIKNDIEKSSVSPRPEIKAKEKRGRGRPKGSKNKNKTEVILTSELLRIKKMINELVKLVANFIPLTYLVLDGHFGNNNALQMARQVNLHIISKLRHDSALYIPYQNPDPNHRSRRKYGDKLDWRNISDEYLRQSSIEEDIQTDSYQATLLHKEFAQSLNVVILVKTNLKTNARSHVILFSSDLKLSSEKIIDYYKLRFQIEFNFRDAKQFWGLEDFMNIGQTAVTNAANLAFFMVNLSHHLLADFRILNPDSGIIDLKAHYRGFRYVHEILKMLPEIPEPILLTRIFAKLTSLGRIHHVSTGVESS
- a CDS encoding ISL3 family transposase, encoding MKFSVEQILNLPGIKVLNCQDIEGLGLIIEIQVDSKSSKCPRCGKASHSIHQHHWRNIKDLPWSNQQVILRIDRRQFRCKNCQKLFSEDLDFVDKQRGYTKRFAIEIVKQVLDSNIRSVAERNDLSESEIQSMLDSLESDISFETSEIKRLGIDEISLIKGQGNYLGVLVDLDRRKPIDIVESRRQSEMTQALQSMGNEVLEQIEEVSIDLWKPYKSLVKELMPNAEVTIDRFHVMKQVNDELDAARKQQKKEANSLKNKLDRDRILAGLLKSKYSLLKNEDSLNETQKEKLKAVQNVSPTLSKMHELKEKFRNIFNTAESWGDGVLKLLDWMYDSSLYFPKTIRTIFRWFGDIVGYFEQRTTSGTVEGINNKLKLVKRLGYGFRNFANFRLRCLLSWHFSVKFP